The genome window GCTTTTGCTGCACGAAAACATCACCTGGTCCCTGCTTCCTCCGCACGCCGGGTTCCGGCAGTACTGGACGGATTTCGACTCGCTCGAGAGGTGGGCCCGCTCGGGGACGCACAAGCAGTGGTGGCAGAACTTCCTCGCCGACCGCAAGGGAACCGGGTTCTGGCACGAGACCTACGCCAGGGGCCGGGAGATCGAGTCGATGTACATCGACATGCCCGGATTTGGGCTGGGCAAGTTCGCGCCCAGGGTGGAGGCCCGGGGTCCGATGTTCTCCGCCCGGCAGCGGGTCGGTGTAACCGGAGAGTCCGAGCTGGACTCGGCAACAATCGAGACGGAGATCTACGGGGACTAGACCTGGGTCCTCAGCAGGAGCTCTCTCGGCTCCGGCTCCAGATAGGTCTGCTGGTTGAAGAACGG of Actinomycetota bacterium contains these proteins:
- a CDS encoding phenylacetaldoxime dehydratase family protein; its protein translation is MGKSRPNRVTADLTQYPDLVVIYLGMRVNSPRGFPTLMKFAPPIMKKALTPTPDGLLLHENITWSLLPPHAGFRQYWTDFDSLERWARSGTHKQWWQNFLADRKGTGFWHETYARGREIESMYIDMPGFGLGKFAPRVEARGPMFSARQRVGVTGESELDSATIETEIYGD